A genomic window from Chrysoperla carnea chromosome 3, inChrCarn1.1, whole genome shotgun sequence includes:
- the LOC123294754 gene encoding cyclic GMP-AMP synthase-like, which produces MEGVLHYISRQINISHNEKRLYNQHFQNFIYEFIEDMMDIDELFAYMYRKIAFVGSYWEGAKIDKPDEFDLNIVLKLPVKCEEIEIKNAGQSGFLTVKIDRNSIKKLPKQKMFKVMQDWFDDKNFFLPDKFRNWMYSVVQKTFNEIGYDLCLDYNVQVKTNGPAITLFVGGKYPFSIDIVPVIQMPNSRWPEPPFRPNPYPKLNHLAWSLIPKPRKGINVQTEPGWIYWRPSFYDYERRLMMGQNRLKPAWKILKKLKESRGMERIVNYHIKNLCLIELEKNKDIWNTKSLEHVFLHLLKVFQLSLQVKKLPFYWQMDDNLYKTIKNDILQDHYQHITKIIKKIEQNPKSISEYFRFYY; this is translated from the coding sequence ATGGAAGGTGTATTACATTATATAAGCAGGCAAATTAATATATCTCATAATGAAAAAAGATTGTATaatcaacattttcaaaattttatatacgaaTTTATTGAGGATATGATGGACATTGATGAACTTTTTGCATACATGTATAGAAAAATAGCCTTTGTTGGAAGTTACTGGGAAGgtgcaaaaattgataaacccGATGAATTTGATCTAAACATAGTATTAAAATTACCTGTAAAATGTGaggaaatcgaaataaaaaatgctgGACAATCTGGTTTTTTAACAGTGAAAATTGATCGTAACTCGATTAAAAAACTACcaaaacaaaagatgtttaagGTAATGCAAGATTGgtttgatgataaaaatttttttttacctgatAAATTTCGTAATTGGATGTATTCGGTTGTGCAAAAAACTTTCAACGAAATAGGCTATGATCTTTGCTTAGATTATAATGTTCAAGTTAAAACAAACGGACCTGCAATTACATTATTTGTTGGGGGAAAATACCCTTTTTCTATTGATATCGTTCCAGTTATACAAATGCCAAATTCAAGGTGGCCAGAACCACCGTTTCGCCCAAATCCTTATCCAAAACTGAACCATTTAGCATGGAGTCTGATACCAAAACCAAGGAAAGGTATTAATGTCCAAACAGAACCGGGTTGGATTTATTGGCGACCATCATTCTATGATTACGAACGGCGATTGATGATGGGACAAAATCGATTGAAACCTGCTTGGAAAATACTAAAGAAATTAAAGGAAAGCCGTGGAATGGAAAGAATAGtaaattatcatattaaaaatttgtgtttgatAGAACTTGAAAAAAACAAAGACATTTGGAACACAAAATCACTTGAACATGTTttcttacatttattaaaagttttccaACTATCTTTGCAAGTCAAGAAACTTCCATTTTATTGGCAAATGGATGataatttgtacaaaacaattaaaaatgacattttacaAGATCATTATCAACACATaacaaagattattaaaaagattGAACAGAATCCTAAATCCATATCggaatattttcgtttttattattaa